Part of the Arachis hypogaea cultivar Tifrunner chromosome 6, arahy.Tifrunner.gnm2.J5K5, whole genome shotgun sequence genome, GCAGAGATTTATGAAGAATGCATTTGGGACAGTTGGTAGCTCCTCTAGATGACATTAAAAGGATGATGAAAATTCTCACAAAAGCGAGGTATTTTGACCTTGTGAGACTTCCAAGGGAAAATGGAGAGGAATAGAATATAGTCCAACTAAAGGGGATGAAGGAAGAAGAGACTCTTGGAGACTATTATGCTATACCTCACTCAGTGACTCTACAAGGTTTTATTTAATATGGTTTTTATATAGTTTAATGGTGTCACCTGATCCAAACTGTTGATCGTATTTGGTTGCCTTTGTTGTCCTTTATCACTTTGATGCAACTGTCTTGGGATCAGAGAATATTCTTaatatgattaaaattttttggCATCCTTGCAAAAGTTACATCTTCCTATTTTTCTACCTAACATCATGGTAATGTGGATGATTGCATTTTGCAGGTTTTTTAATTTGACTTCAAGTTATATTTACATGATTGGTTATTGTAATTTATCTCCTTCATATTATATACATGTCGATGCATAAAATATCATACTGGTTTTGCCTATCAAGTTTGTATCCATCTCATATGTGAGTGGTACgatgtcttcttttatttatggCTTTTTGTTCTTTTCTGCAGCTCCTTTAAGTGGTCCAATGGTGATAGCAGAAGCTCTGGGTGGTGGGAAGACCACTGGCAAATCTGTGAAAGTTAAGGACACTTCTAAAAAGGATAGGTACCTTTTTAAGCGGCGGGATGATTCAAGTAACTCTCCGCAGTTGGCATACACTGAAGAAACACCTGATGTAGCCGGTCGTTATGTGTTGCAGAAAAGGGCTCCAGCTTTGCCTCCAGTGCCTCATAATTTAGAGAAGCGAGAAGGCACAGGATTGTTTAGCCATGATGGTGCAATTGTAACTTCAGATGCCAAAGAAGCTGTGATAAGTCAGGCCCAAACAGATGGGGTTTCTCTTGCATCCCAAGTCATTTCATCAGATCCAAAGTCTCATCTTGACAAGATGAAGGGATCTTCTGAAGGAGTGGCACACAACCTTGAACAAGAAAATATTTCGAGTAAAAGCATGGGTAGGTCGGGAGACATGGTATTGCCAAGCACAGTTGATGAAAAATCTCAGAATTGTCATCTGGGGAGCCAAATTCATGTTGAGGTCAAACATGATGGGAATGTAGAACTGTTGGGACAAAGTGAAGATCATCAGCAAAAAGAGAAAGGTATTCCGACTCTTGCAGATGGAGGAAATGGTACACATCAAGTTAAAAGTGAAAATAATGCGAGTTTGACAGCTGGAGCAAAGCATCTCGAAGTTGGTAAAGCAAAGAAGCTGAAAGGTCATAAGCGACCTGCTGATGACTTGAAGACCTCTGCTATtggggagaaaaagaagaaaaagaaaaaggatgtCAACTTAAAACCTACGTCAGGATACTTGGAGAAGCATTCTACTTCTGGAAAATCTGTCCCAATTGTGACTAAGAGAGAGGATTTTCAGGAACAGATGCAGATAGGTGATAGTACCAACAATTTGCCCCCCATAGATACCACAGGAGATAGTTTCGAATTGCCACAACTTTTGGGTGATTTGCAAGCTcttgctttggatccttttcacgGTGCCGAAAGAAAGATCCCTGCGGCTGTTCGACAGTTCTTTTTGCGGTTCAGGTCTCTTGTTTACCAGAAAAGCTTGATTTTATCACCACCAGCAGAGAATGAAGCTCCTGAAGCTCGTGCTTCTAAGTCTTCTTTGAGTGCTGGGGCATCTGTCAGCCCTGACGATCATGTCAGAGCCTCACCACCTGTAAAACCTGTAAAACAAATTGTTCGGTCTGATGATCCTACAAAATCTGGGCGGAAAAGGGGCCCCTCTGATCGTCAGGAGGAAATTGCTGCAAAGAGGTTGAAGAAAATCAAACATTTAAAGACACTAGCTGCAGAGAAGGGAGTGGCCAGTCAGAAAACTTCTGAAACCCGACGAGAAGTAAAAGAATCCATACCCCAGGCTCCAGCCAAGGTAGCGAAATCAGATTTTGCCAGAAAAGTGGAGCGTCCTGCTAAGGCAGTCGAGCCCACCATACTGGTGATGAAGTTTCCTCCACAAACATCTCTTCCGTCTGTTGCAGAGTTGAAGGCAAGGTTTGCCCGCTTTGGCCCAATGGATCAATCAGGTTTCCGTGTATTTTGGAAGTCCTCAACATGCCGTGTTGTATTTCTGCATAAGGCTGATGCTCAAGCTGCCTATAAATATTCTGTGGCAAACCAATCGTTATTTGGAAATGTGGGTGTGAGGTGCTTTCTCCGGGAATATGGGGATTCTGCTCCTGAAGTCTCTGAAGCTGCGAAAGCTAGGGCAGACGATGGTGCCGATGAAATACCTCGGGTCAAGGATCCATCAGTGGTTCATCGTCCAGCATCAATATCATCTCAGGCACAGCAGCAACCTCTTCCACAGCCAGTAATCCAGCTCAAGTCCTGCCTGAAGAAACCAACTGGAGAGGAGTCAGGGCAGGTATCCGGTAATGGAGGTAGTAGTAAAGGAAACCCACGTGTAAAATTCATGTTAGGTGGGGAGGAAAGTAGTAGGGGAGAGCAATTAGTGACAAGTAATAGAAACAACATCAACAATGCTAGTTTTGCTGATGGTGCTGGACCAACCATGGATTTTAATAGTAAAAAGGTCTCGTCTCAACCACCTCTATTGCCCACTCCCCCTGCTACTACTCAGTTTATGAAAACCCCCCAACATAATTTGAATAATT contains:
- the LOC112695529 gene encoding PWWP domain-containing protein 1 encodes the protein MSDGSEFHAPDSKEENPAVTEPRDGKPDDKCSTAEGANGALSELGSGAQAVTELDDRVSQNAKSEEVAAGSTEDIRVRVSSEEDGVRAGDASTVVRFDDPNHKIGDENESFPSQIYRHNRHVQPESDAKFPGSDSKSLLSEFDEFVAAEGNGRARGGASRDLGFGFEVGDMVWGKVKSHPWWPGHIFNEAFASPTVRRTKREGHVLVAFFGDSSYGWFEPAELIPFDENFAEKSQQTYSRTFIKAVEEAVDEASRRRALGLACRCRNTDNFLPTNVQGYFSVDVPDYEPGGVYSTSQIRKARNSFKPSDTLAFVKQLALAPCDGEQESIGFSKNKATVFAYRKAVFEQYDETYAQAFGVQPLRPSHSQSNKTDQSGRQPPRAPLSGPMVIAEALGGGKTTGKSVKVKDTSKKDRYLFKRRDDSSNSPQLAYTEETPDVAGRYVLQKRAPALPPVPHNLEKREGTGLFSHDGAIVTSDAKEAVISQAQTDGVSLASQVISSDPKSHLDKMKGSSEGVAHNLEQENISSKSMGRSGDMVLPSTVDEKSQNCHLGSQIHVEVKHDGNVELLGQSEDHQQKEKGIPTLADGGNGTHQVKSENNASLTAGAKHLEVGKAKKLKGHKRPADDLKTSAIGEKKKKKKKDVNLKPTSGYLEKHSTSGKSVPIVTKREDFQEQMQIGDSTNNLPPIDTTGDSFELPQLLGDLQALALDPFHGAERKIPAAVRQFFLRFRSLVYQKSLILSPPAENEAPEARASKSSLSAGASVSPDDHVRASPPVKPVKQIVRSDDPTKSGRKRGPSDRQEEIAAKRLKKIKHLKTLAAEKGVASQKTSETRREVKESIPQAPAKVAKSDFARKVERPAKAVEPTILVMKFPPQTSLPSVAELKARFARFGPMDQSGFRVFWKSSTCRVVFLHKADAQAAYKYSVANQSLFGNVGVRCFLREYGDSAPEVSEAAKARADDGADEIPRVKDPSVVHRPASISSQAQQQPLPQPVIQLKSCLKKPTGEESGQVSGNGGSSKGNPRVKFMLGGEESSRGEQLVTSNRNNINNASFADGAGPTMDFNSKKVSSQPPLLPTPPATTQFMKTPQHNLNNSELAKDPRNTSNFINNTAPAPATTVDISQQMISLLTRCSDVVTNVTGLLGYVPYHPL